The following proteins are co-located in the Paludibaculum fermentans genome:
- a CDS encoding arabinofuranosidase catalytic domain-containing protein, with protein sequence MRTIPVQMFNVALTLCAALTMATAAGAAPPRPQGPCDVYAAAGAPCVAAHSSTRALYAAYNGPLYQVLRQSDGKTLDIGVVQPSALPVTDAGGYANAAAQDAFCANTHCWVSILYDQSPKGNHLIQAPRGGFSGPAMGGFNNLPVADMAPVTLMGHKVYGIFIAPGMGIRLNDAKGTAVDDQAEGQYWVINGHHYNSGCCFDYGNAETDSRDDGNGTMETTYYGNATPWYRGTGNGPWIMTDQENNLVGCVNPDESKLCTNLPSITWRFVTAIAKGEPHHWTSMGGDAQRGPLSVMFDGPRIDVTYDPMRKQGAILLGNGGDNSVGSQGTFYEGAMTAAGTFPSDATDQLVQANVVAAKYDVQRLSLAPAAATATPPGVQTFAPRSSQDTTLTFTNTTGAPATGVKLSISVPKQWTAMAVGSKTASVTIPETVAPGASVNATFKVTSGPAALNGDLVGNASWTAPGGTRHSETTVEKVRNVNPVKINEFRVSAGNPSNSTNSFIELYNAGASAVDLSNWSLTQHQTQQAIFSSVKIPAGTKLAPGGFYLLGLANSGLAVPARTGDSTLYVRSTTGMSAGGTIEIDTGSKLETRKIASVGTAAGNSTTLWQPLPDGMVITIPAGSTNVPVTSVSGFEVGQKIAIGYGATYPTVARGVEKYEVATVTAVGKPGTQAFLGVDAPAGATNIKVTSVANISAGDKIRLDIDSVGHGIETVTVTRVGTQASRSALTANVGTGATNIKVRSVNGFTVGDKLTVGTPANQETVTISAIGANVYFTPALTRPHLNHEEAIAQGTGLDLSAPLRFPHAGNMPFSVRGTGITFQPATVFAHSSNEPVQPLGTGITLDKPLAKEHDINAPVRDAAVTTAGYQDTPAPNQWFGGPALSPSAGNMVLRDAAGLVVDSLNYGLPVDPWASEGYHGISGSGQGGCLVPAPGFARGVGPAAAASGATNRSAGRFPDGADTDSNCTDFLLQPATTLSAASAAGSNNIKVASVADFKAGQTVLIDAGGELENAVIETVGTAGATTAGTATNPGATVIPVNGVMGFTAGQTILIDDGANRETAVVASVTFGFRNSSITVAAPLKSAHAAGSPVTGTGITLAAPLTKAHSGGTQVARSLPTPGAPNQYVRSK encoded by the coding sequence ATGAGAACCATACCTGTACAGATGTTCAACGTGGCGCTGACGCTGTGCGCCGCGTTGACGATGGCCACGGCGGCCGGCGCAGCACCGCCGCGTCCGCAAGGCCCGTGCGACGTCTACGCCGCCGCGGGCGCCCCCTGCGTGGCCGCCCACAGCAGTACGCGCGCGCTGTATGCCGCCTACAATGGACCGCTCTACCAGGTCCTGCGCCAGTCCGATGGCAAGACGTTGGACATCGGCGTGGTCCAACCCAGTGCGCTGCCGGTCACGGACGCGGGCGGCTATGCCAATGCGGCCGCGCAGGACGCCTTCTGCGCGAACACGCACTGCTGGGTCAGCATCCTCTATGACCAGTCGCCCAAGGGAAACCACCTGATCCAGGCGCCGCGCGGCGGCTTCAGCGGTCCGGCCATGGGCGGCTTCAACAACCTCCCGGTGGCGGATATGGCGCCGGTCACTCTGATGGGCCACAAGGTCTACGGCATCTTCATCGCGCCGGGCATGGGCATCCGTCTGAACGATGCGAAGGGCACTGCCGTGGACGACCAGGCGGAGGGACAGTACTGGGTGATCAACGGCCACCACTACAACTCCGGGTGCTGCTTTGATTACGGCAATGCCGAGACGGACAGCCGTGACGACGGCAACGGCACCATGGAGACCACCTACTACGGCAACGCCACGCCCTGGTACCGGGGCACCGGCAACGGCCCCTGGATCATGACCGACCAGGAGAACAACCTGGTGGGCTGCGTGAATCCGGATGAATCCAAGCTCTGTACGAACCTGCCGAGCATCACGTGGCGGTTTGTCACCGCGATCGCCAAAGGGGAGCCGCACCATTGGACGTCCATGGGCGGCGACGCGCAGCGGGGTCCGTTGTCAGTCATGTTCGACGGACCGCGCATTGACGTCACTTACGACCCGATGCGCAAGCAGGGCGCCATCCTGCTGGGCAATGGCGGCGACAACAGCGTTGGCTCGCAGGGCACCTTCTACGAAGGCGCGATGACGGCCGCGGGCACATTCCCTTCAGACGCCACTGACCAATTGGTGCAGGCCAACGTAGTGGCCGCGAAATACGATGTGCAGCGGCTGAGCCTGGCGCCGGCGGCCGCCACAGCTACACCGCCCGGAGTTCAGACCTTCGCCCCGCGATCCTCACAGGACACCACCCTGACATTCACAAACACGACAGGAGCGCCGGCGACGGGCGTGAAGCTGAGTATCTCCGTGCCCAAACAGTGGACCGCCATGGCAGTTGGCTCCAAGACTGCGTCGGTGACGATTCCTGAGACAGTGGCCCCCGGCGCGAGCGTGAATGCGACCTTCAAGGTCACCTCAGGACCAGCGGCCCTCAACGGCGACCTGGTAGGCAATGCGTCCTGGACAGCCCCGGGCGGCACGAGGCATTCGGAGACAACGGTGGAGAAGGTGCGGAACGTCAATCCCGTCAAGATCAATGAGTTCCGCGTCAGTGCAGGCAATCCTTCCAATTCAACGAACTCGTTTATCGAGCTTTACAATGCCGGGGCCAGCGCGGTGGACCTCTCCAACTGGAGCCTGACCCAGCACCAGACCCAGCAGGCGATCTTCTCATCGGTGAAGATCCCCGCCGGGACAAAGCTCGCTCCGGGCGGCTTCTATCTGCTGGGACTCGCGAATTCGGGACTGGCGGTGCCCGCGCGCACCGGTGACAGCACCCTGTATGTCAGGAGCACAACCGGCATGTCGGCCGGCGGCACGATCGAGATCGACACGGGCTCCAAGCTGGAGACGCGCAAGATTGCGAGCGTGGGGACGGCGGCGGGCAACAGCACAACATTGTGGCAGCCATTGCCCGACGGGATGGTAATCACGATCCCTGCCGGATCGACCAACGTACCCGTCACCAGCGTGTCGGGGTTCGAGGTCGGCCAGAAGATCGCTATCGGCTACGGCGCCACCTATCCCACCGTCGCAAGGGGCGTGGAGAAGTATGAAGTGGCCACCGTCACCGCCGTGGGCAAGCCGGGCACGCAGGCCTTCCTGGGCGTGGACGCGCCCGCCGGCGCGACCAACATCAAGGTGACCTCGGTTGCCAACATCTCGGCTGGAGACAAGATCCGGCTCGACATCGACAGCGTAGGCCATGGAATCGAGACAGTTACAGTAACTCGTGTTGGCACCCAGGCCAGCCGTAGTGCGCTGACGGCGAATGTGGGCACTGGCGCGACCAACATCAAGGTCCGCAGCGTAAACGGCTTCACGGTGGGCGACAAGTTGACCGTCGGTACGCCCGCGAACCAGGAGACAGTGACGATCAGCGCGATCGGCGCCAACGTCTACTTCACTCCCGCCCTCACCAGGCCGCACCTCAACCACGAGGAGGCGATCGCCCAGGGCACGGGCCTGGATCTATCCGCTCCACTGCGCTTCCCCCATGCGGGTAACATGCCCTTCAGCGTCCGGGGCACGGGTATCACCTTCCAGCCTGCAACCGTCTTTGCGCACTCCAGCAACGAACCGGTCCAGCCATTGGGCACGGGCATCACGCTCGACAAGCCTCTGGCCAAAGAGCACGATATCAACGCGCCCGTGCGGGACGCCGCGGTCACCACTGCGGGGTATCAGGACACACCGGCCCCCAATCAATGGTTCGGCGGGCCGGCCCTCTCCCCCAGCGCCGGCAACATGGTGCTGCGCGATGCCGCCGGCCTGGTCGTCGACAGCCTCAACTACGGCCTGCCGGTCGATCCGTGGGCCTCTGAGGGCTATCATGGCATCTCTGGCTCAGGACAGGGCGGCTGCCTGGTGCCGGCACCTGGCTTTGCGCGCGGCGTCGGCCCGGCCGCGGCGGCGTCGGGGGCGACGAACCGGAGCGCGGGCCGCTTCCCGGACGGCGCCGATACCGACAGCAACTGCACCGATTTCCTGCTGCAGCCAGCCACCACCCTGTCGGCCGCGTCGGCCGCCGGCTCAAACAACATCAAAGTGGCCAGCGTGGCAGACTTCAAAGCCGGCCAGACGGTTCTGATCGACGCCGGTGGCGAACTTGAGAATGCGGTGATCGAAACGGTCGGTACAGCCGGGGCAACAACAGCGGGGACGGCCACCAACCCGGGCGCAACCGTGATCCCGGTGAATGGCGTGATGGGCTTCACAGCCGGACAGACTATCCTGATCGACGACGGAGCAAACCGCGAAACGGCCGTCGTCGCGTCCGTCACATTCGGGTTCAGGAACTCCTCCATCACCGTGGCGGCGCCGCTGAAGTCCGCGCACGCCGCCGGGTCACCCGTCACCGGCACCGGCATCACGCTGGCCGCCCCGTTGACCAAAGCGCATTCCGGCGGGACCCAGGTGGCCAGAAGCCTGCCCACTCCAGGCGCGCCCAACCAATACGTCCGGTCGAAGTAG
- a CDS encoding arabinofuranosidase catalytic domain-containing protein, which translates to MKIRILAVLLPALALTLAGATPPRQKGPCDIYGAAGTPCVAAHSTTRALYGAYKGPLYQVKRASDGKTLDIGVVPPTASPVPDAGGVADAAAQDAFCANTLCVINRIYDQSGKGNHLLQSPPGPLFPGPAKGGFDTQPVADMAPITIGGHKAYGVYIMPGMGFRNNDARDLAINDEPEGIYYVIDGTHYDSGCCFDYGNSSTNGRAVGTGTMETTYFGTATAWGSGAGPGPWIMADLEAGLFSGYNAKQNSGDPTIDSWRFVTAVVDGGGGNRWDLRGGNAQKGGLTTFYSGIRPGSRTNNSYYPMHKQGAILLGVGGDNGNGSAGTFYEGVMTTGYPTEATTDAVQANIVAARYGVQRVRLSRVTTFTPGSTQNVTATFTNVSEVPVTGVKLSLSVPAGWTARVSGSVSKTFDAPVAPGASVSAAFQVTSPSKTGAGFLTGKAEWSIPTAGRKQFDTIPTRVRNVLPVKINEVRLGTTTNPTDQFIELYNAGSSAADLSNWTLVNTQSQWAPVRLATIPAGTNLASGAYYLLGLSGSGLAAPAAPGATAVHVRSITGLAPGDKVGIDGETRTVASIGTAAAALTTVFEPVSTGPWLTIPAGSTNLPVTNAAGFAVGEKLGIDIGGNYELATVTAVGKAATQTTLAAASAAGATNIKVAASENMTPGDTLTIGTGVRKETATVQSAGASGASEKGIDLAAPLKFDHMSGVDVSDVGTGISFTPATRLPHLSGDAVQALGSGLTLDRPLTRSHEYGAAVVNAQAATAGYQGPPAPNQWFGGTLSAKAGSIALLDAAGSVVDAMVYGSQQSSSSGNGTITSPELATIEGDQGKGGCIVVVPAPAGGAGRSRGRFPNGADADSNCTDFQTQAAAFLPLGASAGATNIKTGNVTGFAPGQKILIDTGANLETAVIATVGTAGASTVRTDTSAGATVLPVAGGMGFSAGQAITIDSGAKQETAVIVSTTFGRGGGAITVSVPLTLAHTAGAQVSGTGISLTAPLTMTHAGGTQIVSGVPTPGAPNQF; encoded by the coding sequence ATGAAGATCAGAATCCTCGCTGTGCTTTTACCTGCGCTGGCCCTGACGCTGGCAGGGGCCACTCCTCCGCGCCAAAAGGGCCCGTGTGACATCTATGGCGCGGCGGGCACTCCCTGCGTGGCCGCCCACAGCACCACGCGCGCGCTGTACGGCGCCTACAAAGGCCCGCTTTACCAGGTGAAACGCGCATCTGACGGCAAGACGCTGGACATTGGAGTTGTCCCTCCCACCGCATCGCCGGTACCGGACGCCGGTGGGGTCGCTGACGCAGCCGCGCAGGACGCGTTCTGCGCCAATACGCTTTGCGTCATCAACCGGATCTACGACCAGTCCGGCAAAGGCAACCACCTGCTGCAGTCGCCTCCGGGGCCTTTGTTTCCAGGCCCGGCGAAAGGTGGCTTCGATACTCAGCCGGTCGCGGACATGGCGCCCATCACCATCGGCGGCCATAAGGCCTACGGCGTCTACATCATGCCGGGCATGGGGTTCCGCAACAACGATGCCAGGGACCTTGCCATCAACGACGAGCCGGAGGGTATCTACTACGTCATCGACGGCACGCATTACGACAGCGGCTGCTGCTTCGATTACGGCAACTCCTCCACAAACGGCCGCGCCGTGGGCACCGGCACCATGGAGACCACCTACTTCGGCACCGCCACGGCCTGGGGCAGCGGCGCCGGTCCCGGCCCCTGGATCATGGCCGACCTGGAGGCCGGCCTCTTCTCCGGCTATAACGCGAAACAAAACTCAGGCGATCCGACCATCGATTCATGGCGGTTCGTGACAGCCGTCGTCGACGGCGGCGGCGGCAACCGGTGGGATCTTCGCGGAGGCAACGCACAGAAGGGTGGGTTGACGACCTTCTACAGCGGGATCCGCCCCGGTTCGCGAACCAACAATAGTTATTACCCGATGCACAAGCAGGGCGCCATCCTCCTGGGCGTTGGCGGAGACAACGGCAACGGCTCGGCCGGCACCTTCTACGAAGGAGTGATGACTACCGGCTATCCAACAGAAGCCACCACGGATGCTGTGCAGGCCAACATCGTGGCTGCGCGGTATGGCGTTCAACGTGTGAGGCTGTCGCGCGTCACGACATTTACTCCGGGATCGACGCAGAATGTCACCGCGACGTTCACGAATGTCTCCGAGGTGCCCGTGACGGGCGTCAAGCTAAGCCTCTCGGTCCCGGCAGGGTGGACCGCCCGTGTCTCCGGCAGCGTTTCGAAAACATTCGACGCGCCGGTGGCGCCGGGCGCCAGTGTGAGCGCGGCGTTCCAAGTCACCTCGCCGTCGAAGACCGGCGCCGGCTTCCTCACCGGCAAGGCTGAGTGGTCGATTCCAACGGCCGGCCGGAAGCAGTTCGACACGATCCCCACGAGAGTGCGGAATGTTCTGCCGGTAAAGATCAACGAGGTCCGCCTGGGTACCACCACCAACCCGACCGACCAGTTCATCGAGCTATACAACGCCGGCTCCAGTGCCGCCGACCTTTCGAACTGGACCCTGGTGAACACGCAGAGCCAGTGGGCGCCAGTCAGGCTGGCAACAATCCCAGCAGGCACGAATCTCGCGAGCGGAGCCTACTATCTCCTGGGTCTCTCCGGTTCCGGACTGGCCGCGCCCGCCGCCCCGGGCGCGACGGCCGTTCACGTGAGGAGCATCACCGGCCTGGCGCCAGGAGATAAGGTCGGCATCGACGGCGAAACGCGCACCGTCGCCAGTATTGGAACTGCCGCGGCGGCGTTGACCACAGTGTTCGAGCCTGTGTCCACCGGCCCTTGGCTCACGATACCGGCCGGATCCACAAACCTGCCCGTAACGAACGCGGCCGGCTTCGCCGTGGGCGAAAAGCTCGGCATCGACATCGGCGGCAACTACGAACTGGCGACGGTCACAGCCGTTGGCAAGGCGGCCACGCAAACAACACTGGCAGCCGCCTCGGCGGCAGGCGCCACCAACATCAAAGTAGCCGCCAGCGAGAACATGACGCCCGGTGACACCTTGACGATCGGCACCGGAGTTCGCAAGGAGACGGCCACCGTGCAGAGCGCCGGAGCCAGCGGAGCCAGCGAGAAAGGCATCGACCTGGCCGCCCCGCTCAAGTTCGACCACATGTCCGGCGTTGACGTCTCGGACGTGGGGACAGGCATCAGTTTCACCCCGGCCACCAGATTGCCGCACCTCAGCGGCGACGCAGTCCAGGCGCTGGGCAGCGGCCTGACGCTCGACCGCCCGCTCACCAGGAGCCACGAATACGGCGCGGCCGTGGTGAATGCCCAGGCCGCGACGGCGGGCTACCAGGGTCCACCGGCGCCCAATCAATGGTTCGGGGGCACCCTCTCGGCCAAGGCCGGTTCCATCGCCCTCCTGGATGCTGCAGGCTCAGTGGTCGACGCAATGGTATACGGATCCCAGCAAAGCAGTTCCAGTGGCAATGGGACCATCACCAGCCCGGAACTGGCCACGATCGAGGGCGATCAGGGCAAGGGCGGCTGCATCGTGGTGGTGCCGGCCCCAGCCGGCGGAGCGGGTCGCAGCAGGGGCCGGTTCCCGAATGGCGCCGACGCCGATAGCAACTGCACCGATTTCCAGACCCAGGCCGCCGCTTTCCTGCCGCTAGGCGCGTCCGCAGGCGCGACCAACATCAAAACCGGCAACGTAACCGGCTTTGCCCCGGGCCAGAAGATCCTGATTGATACCGGGGCAAACCTCGAAACCGCGGTCATCGCGACCGTGGGCACGGCGGGGGCCTCCACCGTGCGAACCGACACCAGTGCGGGCGCTACCGTGCTTCCCGTAGCTGGCGGGATGGGTTTCAGCGCCGGACAAGCCATTACCATCGATAGCGGCGCAAAACAGGAGACGGCGGTGATCGTCTCCACCACTTTCGGGAGAGGGGGCGGCGCCATCA